A region from the uncultured Macellibacteroides sp. genome encodes:
- a CDS encoding RagB/SusD family nutrient uptake outer membrane protein: MKKILTIALAAACSFTACDIERLPYDKYSADKITEDKEASLDILLNGCYAQLKGWSDVMHRVGEYAGDNMMIRGSSTDAFYTFISYQHTPSNYRLNTFWNNSYKVISQASDLMKLVEEGENPEVDQRIGEAYYLRGTMYFYLCRAYGRPYFQSPEKNLGVPIVNGLPEDLNNLVLPDRATVKDTYAQAIADLRKGESLMTENKTAAYATKEAAQAMLSRVYMYMSGTYQNPNTTYADSAIYYAQQVIESGRYQLLDRENFMKYNTFSPEDGAQTETIFAVKRVSSEYSGYDHYYGVGGMYANIDGMGWGEMYASAKYMELLDETGRGKDARSAFIVPQYVGQDENKKIEAFRFIKDVYNTSGVQTNYNYVQSPLKYNADGSLYVEITEQVDKKDVTTTYQLTELDKEQGYYSINYKGKTYKGVKDYMMLLNRVYPMFYIYKCSKQEGESHLHSPIISRLAELYLNMAECYAKKGDYANALINLNIIRERSLPGEGYSSLNAANAAQLIEKERQLELAYEAERSFDVFRNGGTLTRHYPGPHNAMEEIPSTDSRVVQFIPQDQINAYASINCTLTQNP; encoded by the coding sequence ATGAAAAAGATACTAACAATAGCATTAGCAGCTGCATGCTCATTTACAGCGTGCGACATTGAACGGTTGCCATATGATAAATATTCGGCTGATAAAATTACCGAAGACAAAGAAGCTTCTCTTGATATCCTTTTAAATGGGTGTTATGCTCAGCTTAAAGGCTGGTCGGATGTAATGCATCGGGTAGGAGAGTATGCCGGAGATAATATGATGATCCGCGGATCGTCGACGGATGCATTTTATACGTTTATCTCTTACCAGCATACTCCATCAAACTATCGCTTAAATACCTTTTGGAATAATAGCTATAAAGTAATTTCTCAGGCAAGTGATTTAATGAAGCTTGTCGAGGAAGGAGAAAATCCGGAAGTTGATCAACGTATCGGTGAAGCTTATTATTTGCGGGGAACCATGTACTTCTACTTATGCAGAGCCTATGGCCGTCCTTATTTTCAGTCGCCCGAAAAGAATTTGGGTGTACCTATTGTTAACGGTTTACCTGAAGATTTAAATAATCTGGTTCTGCCAGATCGTGCTACGGTTAAAGATACGTATGCGCAGGCCATTGCCGATCTTAGAAAAGGGGAATCGCTTATGACGGAAAATAAAACGGCTGCCTATGCAACGAAGGAAGCAGCGCAGGCAATGCTTTCAAGAGTTTATATGTATATGAGCGGAACGTACCAGAATCCAAATACAACTTATGCCGACTCGGCTATTTATTATGCTCAGCAGGTTATCGAAAGTGGCCGTTATCAGTTGCTTGATCGTGAAAACTTTATGAAGTATAATACCTTTTCTCCAGAAGATGGTGCACAGACAGAGACCATTTTTGCAGTGAAGAGGGTTTCATCAGAATATTCCGGATACGATCATTATTATGGCGTTGGCGGTATGTACGCAAATATTGATGGAATGGGATGGGGCGAAATGTATGCCAGTGCAAAATACATGGAACTGTTGGATGAAACAGGCAGAGGTAAAGATGCCCGTTCGGCTTTTATTGTTCCTCAGTATGTGGGACAGGATGAAAACAAGAAAATCGAAGCGTTTCGCTTTATTAAAGATGTTTACAACACAAGCGGAGTCCAGACAAATTATAATTACGTACAAAGTCCTCTGAAGTACAATGCCGATGGTTCCTTGTATGTGGAAATTACGGAACAGGTAGACAAAAAAGATGTTACCACTACGTATCAGCTTACTGAATTAGATAAAGAACAAGGCTATTACTCCATCAATTACAAAGGTAAAACTTATAAGGGCGTGAAGGATTATATGATGTTGTTAAACCGTGTTTATCCCATGTTTTACATATACAAGTGTTCAAAACAGGAAGGTGAATCGCATCTGCATTCACCAATCATTTCCCGTTTGGCCGAACTATATTTGAACATGGCAGAATGCTATGCCAAGAAAGGCGACTATGCCAATGCGTTGATTAATTTGAATATAATTCGTGAACGTTCTTTACCTGGCGAGGGATATAGTTCATTGAACGCTGCAAATGCCGCTCAATTAATTGAAAAAGAAAGACAACTTGAGTTGGCATACGAAGCAGAACGTAGTTTTGATGTGTTTCGTAATGGGGGAACGCTTACCCGCCATTATCCCGGACCTCATAATGCCATGGAAGAAATTCCGTCAACCGATTCCAGAGTTGTCCAATTTATTCCGCAAGATCAGATTAATGCTTACGCAAGCATTAATTGTACTTTGACGCAAAATCCGTAA
- a CDS encoding ATP-binding protein, translating into MRERFHITRKVLLGYGLLIAAAILSVIYIFNIVEDFATENTNNDISRRKVYLVTNTQSLLYESEALSQFVDFGKKADTTEVNPEILLDETFDLAQQNLDSLRLLSDDSTQQIIIDTISSLIERKRHNTKELLSIWNDADFEKLYNQNINKVLSSQDKMAKEIALLKKVQVHEDTVFVRKKPKGFFKRVADVFSPSKGDSGVVRRSVREYIADKKGGLYNPSDTISSVLKRLQRNVAGQRKELYTLVIEYAEKLRSDNRQISSEVDSMLRDIESQELNTSLENMNYKQEIIRSASRFIAAIAILSVIIVLSFVYLIAKDVSRSKFYRKQLEKAKKYTEDLLMKREKLMLTISHDIRAPLSSIIGYTELLQRLHPDGRQRYYLDNMNASSGHILALVNDLLDFYRLESNKMEFNIVPFNVSSLLNEIYLSFKPMADTKGLKFVIHEKNEDKDLLLEGDPIRIRQIISNLLSNAIKFTSKGSVVLGYEITNDSGKYILHSIVSDQGCGIPEADRNKLFNKFSRVSGSEGADGFGLGLAITHKLVMLMNGTLSFESEVGKGSMFSADIPLSATSVQEVKAVAADLSTSKLSDSNPSLYCLLIDDDPIQLALAKELLGYLGVIVDKCSDSSKVKEMLLKDSYDFVITDIQMPQMDGFELLKVIRSLDHPVVSSIPFVALSGSVPNKSDLANAGFTAFLTKPYTLKQLHDLVKTIFPDYFSNASELNLDALTVFAGDDSQASNAILKTFCDETSHNVSLFQKALEKMDRKESARLSHKFLPLFSMIGAKELTPMLEALEKKSDQLSDAEWSALMSNSVDTILKIVTSIRQKIVD; encoded by the coding sequence ATGAGAGAGCGTTTCCATATAACAAGAAAAGTCCTTTTAGGGTATGGTTTACTTATTGCAGCAGCCATCCTTTCGGTAATCTACATTTTTAATATTGTAGAAGATTTTGCAACTGAAAATACAAATAATGATATTTCCCGGCGGAAAGTGTATCTGGTAACAAATACACAGTCTTTACTTTACGAAAGCGAAGCTTTAAGTCAGTTTGTAGACTTTGGGAAGAAAGCAGATACTACGGAGGTTAATCCTGAAATACTTTTGGATGAAACGTTTGATCTTGCACAGCAGAATTTAGATTCGCTCCGCCTATTGTCTGACGATTCAACTCAGCAGATTATTATTGATACAATCAGCTCTTTAATTGAGCGAAAAAGGCATAACACCAAAGAGCTACTAAGTATCTGGAATGATGCCGATTTTGAAAAACTATATAATCAAAATATCAATAAGGTACTGTCTTCTCAAGATAAAATGGCAAAAGAAATTGCTTTGCTAAAAAAAGTACAGGTTCATGAAGACACGGTATTTGTCAGGAAAAAACCCAAAGGATTCTTCAAACGTGTCGCTGATGTATTTTCGCCTTCAAAAGGTGATAGTGGAGTAGTGCGACGATCTGTCCGAGAGTATATAGCTGATAAAAAGGGAGGATTATACAATCCCTCAGACACCATTTCGAGTGTGTTGAAAAGATTGCAGCGAAACGTAGCCGGACAGCGTAAGGAACTTTATACACTTGTTATTGAGTATGCCGAAAAATTAAGGTCCGATAACCGCCAGATTTCCAGCGAAGTTGATAGTATGTTGCGCGATATTGAGAGTCAGGAACTGAATACTTCTTTGGAGAACATGAATTACAAACAAGAAATAATACGCTCAGCATCTCGTTTTATTGCAGCTATTGCCATACTCTCAGTTATAATTGTTTTATCGTTTGTTTACTTAATTGCTAAAGACGTATCACGAAGTAAATTTTACCGTAAACAGTTGGAGAAAGCAAAAAAATATACGGAAGACTTACTGATGAAGCGTGAAAAGTTGATGCTTACAATCAGTCACGATATTCGAGCACCTCTTTCATCAATTATTGGATATACAGAATTGTTGCAACGACTCCATCCGGATGGGAGGCAGCGTTATTATTTAGATAATATGAATGCTTCTTCGGGTCATATACTGGCGTTGGTAAATGATCTGTTAGATTTTTATCGGCTTGAGTCCAATAAAATGGAATTTAATATTGTTCCGTTTAACGTATCCTCGCTTCTCAACGAAATTTATCTCAGCTTTAAACCAATGGCAGATACTAAAGGGCTAAAGTTTGTGATACATGAAAAGAATGAAGACAAAGATCTCCTTTTGGAAGGCGATCCCATTCGGATCAGACAAATTATCAGTAATTTACTCTCTAATGCGATTAAATTCACATCAAAGGGGTCGGTTGTTTTAGGTTATGAAATTACAAATGATTCCGGCAAGTATATTTTACATAGTATTGTCTCAGATCAAGGATGTGGTATTCCTGAAGCCGATAGGAATAAGTTATTTAATAAATTTTCCAGAGTTTCCGGGAGTGAAGGCGCCGACGGATTTGGACTGGGATTGGCGATTACTCATAAATTGGTCATGTTGATGAATGGAACTTTATCCTTCGAAAGTGAAGTGGGAAAGGGAAGTATGTTCAGTGCCGATATTCCATTATCTGCTACCTCTGTACAAGAGGTGAAAGCCGTTGCGGCAGATCTTTCAACTAGTAAACTTTCCGATTCGAATCCTTCCCTGTACTGCTTGCTGATCGACGACGATCCAATCCAGTTAGCCTTGGCAAAAGAGTTGCTTGGCTATCTGGGAGTCATTGTGGACAAGTGTTCCGATTCTTCGAAAGTGAAAGAAATGTTACTAAAAGACTCCTATGATTTTGTAATTACTGATATTCAAATGCCTCAAATGGATGGTTTTGAACTTCTGAAAGTCATCCGGTCGCTCGACCATCCAGTAGTTAGTTCGATACCTTTTGTTGCTCTTTCCGGTAGTGTTCCGAACAAGTCCGACTTGGCAAATGCTGGTTTTACAGCGTTTCTGACTAAGCCTTATACCCTAAAGCAGCTTCACGATCTTGTCAAAACGATTTTTCCTGATTATTTTTCGAATGCGTCTGAATTGAATCTTGATGCGCTTACTGTTTTTGCCGGAGACGATTCCCAGGCATCAAATGCTATTCTGAAGACTTTTTGTGATGAAACAAGTCACAACGTGAGTCTATTTCAAAAGGCATTGGAGAAAATGGATAGAAAGGAATCAGCCAGGCTGTCCCATAAATTTTTACCTTTGTTCTCGATGATAGGAGCAAAAGAGCTGACTCCTATGCTGGAAGCCTTGGAAAAGAAATCGGACCAGCTATCGGATGCCGAGTGGTCGGCTCTTATGTCTAACTCAGTCGATACTATTTTAAAGATTGTAACTTCCATCCGACAAAAGATTGTAGATTAA
- a CDS encoding sigma-54 dependent transcriptional regulator: MVRILIVEDDLTFSLMLSTWLGKKGFDVTSAANVKDAKQHLSDKDFDLIISDLRLPDSDGIDLLQWLKVQNPLLPVIMMTSYADIQTAVKAMKLGASDYISKPFQPDLLLTKIHENLTSLVAPAEKRPKDVGLYIEGKSPLARQMYEHVRLVAPTNMSVLINGSSGTGKEHIARRIHNMSKRSAAPFVAVDCGAIPKDLAASEFFGHIKGSFTGAIDNKIGAFEAAQGGTLFLDEIGNLSYEVQVQLLRALQERKIKPIGSNQEITIDVRLLSATNENLRSAIDKGDFREDLYHRINEFSIRIPDLKERKEDLMLFANTFLDVANTELNKSVIGFDAETMHLFQNYSWPGNLRQMKNVIRYATLLASNQYITFNELPEEFKQTVIEAPFMPLYNEEHEKELILSALAQAGNNKTKAAKILGIDRKTLYNKLKLFEIEQ, encoded by the coding sequence ATGGTGCGGATTCTAATTGTTGAAGATGATCTGACTTTTTCTTTAATGCTTTCAACTTGGTTGGGTAAAAAAGGATTCGATGTCACTTCGGCTGCGAATGTGAAAGATGCGAAACAACATCTTTCTGATAAAGATTTTGATCTTATTATCTCTGATTTACGATTGCCGGATAGTGATGGAATCGATCTGTTACAATGGTTAAAAGTACAAAACCCTCTTTTGCCTGTAATCATGATGACAAGTTATGCCGATATTCAAACGGCAGTTAAGGCAATGAAACTGGGGGCCTCCGATTATATATCCAAACCATTTCAACCAGATTTGTTGCTTACAAAAATACATGAAAATTTAACTAGTCTAGTTGCGCCTGCAGAAAAACGACCCAAAGATGTCGGTTTGTATATAGAAGGGAAAAGTCCGTTGGCGCGTCAGATGTATGAGCACGTACGATTGGTTGCTCCAACCAATATGTCTGTGCTGATTAATGGGTCTAGTGGTACGGGTAAAGAACATATTGCACGAAGAATCCATAACATGAGTAAGAGGAGTGCGGCTCCTTTTGTTGCTGTAGACTGTGGCGCAATTCCTAAAGACCTGGCTGCTTCAGAATTTTTTGGCCACATAAAAGGATCCTTTACTGGTGCGATTGATAATAAAATTGGAGCTTTTGAGGCTGCACAAGGGGGGACACTTTTTTTGGATGAAATAGGAAACCTTAGCTATGAAGTTCAAGTGCAATTATTGCGGGCTTTGCAGGAGCGAAAAATCAAACCAATAGGAAGTAATCAGGAAATAACCATCGATGTGCGTTTGTTGTCTGCAACAAACGAAAATCTAAGGTCGGCAATAGATAAAGGTGATTTTAGGGAAGATTTGTATCATCGAATAAACGAATTCTCCATCCGTATTCCGGATCTTAAAGAACGTAAGGAAGATTTGATGCTTTTTGCCAATACCTTTTTGGATGTAGCCAATACCGAGCTAAATAAATCTGTAATTGGTTTTGATGCCGAAACCATGCATCTTTTTCAAAATTATAGTTGGCCTGGTAATCTTCGTCAAATGAAGAATGTGATACGCTATGCTACACTGTTGGCTTCCAATCAATATATAACATTTAATGAACTACCCGAAGAGTTTAAACAAACTGTAATTGAAGCACCCTTCATGCCCCTTTATAACGAGGAGCATGAAAAAGAATTAATACTATCTGCATTAGCCCAAGCGGGAAACAACAAAACAAAAGCCGCCAAAATTTTGGGTATTGATAGAAAAACGCTATACAATAAATTAAAATTGTTTGAAATTGAACAATAA
- a CDS encoding TonB-dependent receptor — protein sequence MKIKFIKKNGKMLLASCLLFMLPMQPLQTYASELQTSTITVKLNSSTLRELFDLIESKSDYSFLIRNNDIDLNERVTLNMENKSIEEILINALKNQNAKFELKNNRIIIFKPQNTGNNTVAEKQITQQAAKITGTVVDATTGEPVIGANVLVVGTANGTSTDFDGNFSLDVPANATLEVSYIGYLKTIIKPTPGKKMTIGIKEDTQALGEVVVVGYGVQKKESLTGAMQVVGKDKLMDVTTPTVENMLSGKAPGVYVNSGSGRPGDVGAIVIRGKSTVNGSTDPLWVIDGVIVGDGAGSLNPSDIETMSILKDAASTAIYGSQGANGVIMVTTKKGKTGKATINVSAKLGITELNKGNLEVMNGSELYDLYKSFSNQEQISFGRWNTELANSNYDWWDKATQLGFAQDYNVSVAGGNENLKTYTSVGVYDENGAVKGYDYTRYNFRFNVDYKPVSWFNLCPQVSASRKDVHDQQHSVSAMYSNMPWDSPYKEDGTLVGNSPNPTWVNTTGSNYLYDLQWNFTDYTTYEFMGNLDFDIKFTDYLTFSSVNNYKYENYFYTSYTDPRSSAGESVNGRISDYSSNMYRVYSNQLLRFNKTFGKHAVNALAAYEWNTYTARANNASATGFAPGFLVSDVAAVPELVSSSRNEWAVQSMIFNANYAYDNKYLAQFSFRRDGASNFGDNAKYGNFFSISGGWNIHKEDFFTADWVDNLKLRASYGSVGNRPSSLYPQYALYSLSESYNEMPGAILNQVKNDDLTWEKTYTTGIGVDASFFNRFRVTLDYYNKNTSGLLYQVPLPGIIGVTSIWRNVGCVENNGFELSLGADIIKSKDWNWTIDANIGLNKNKVTELYGEKSEIIVSDGSGIAGSASKLLKPGLDVDTWYLTEWAGVDTETGKAQWFKTDESGARVKTFSYGDASKNQIAIDRYTPDFFGGFSTNLSWKNVDLSAVFGYSVGGKIYNYARAEYDSDGTYTDRNQMKLQDGWSRWEKPGDVATHPQGIYNNGTNSNKASSRFLEDGSYLKLRNLTIGYNLALPQFYISNLRIFASGENLFTLTDYSGVDPEIPPANGKITGVTTAVYPSTRKFMFGLNVTF from the coding sequence ATGAAAATTAAATTTATTAAGAAGAATGGAAAAATGCTTCTAGCTTCCTGTTTGCTGTTTATGTTGCCTATGCAACCTCTGCAAACATACGCATCGGAGCTCCAAACGTCAACCATTACAGTAAAGCTTAATAGCTCTACATTACGGGAATTGTTCGATTTAATCGAATCAAAGTCCGATTACTCCTTCCTTATCAGGAATAACGACATCGACTTGAATGAGCGTGTAACGCTAAATATGGAAAATAAGTCGATTGAAGAGATTCTTATAAACGCCTTAAAGAATCAAAACGCTAAATTTGAACTAAAGAACAATCGTATTATTATTTTCAAGCCACAGAATACTGGAAATAATACTGTAGCAGAAAAACAAATCACACAACAGGCCGCTAAAATTACAGGTACAGTCGTTGATGCAACTACCGGCGAACCGGTTATAGGTGCCAATGTACTTGTAGTGGGAACAGCCAATGGAACAAGTACCGATTTCGACGGGAACTTTTCATTGGATGTTCCGGCGAATGCCACTCTTGAGGTATCCTATATTGGATACCTCAAGACTATCATAAAACCTACTCCGGGCAAAAAGATGACAATTGGCATCAAGGAAGATACACAAGCTTTGGGAGAGGTTGTCGTAGTTGGCTATGGTGTACAGAAGAAAGAGAGTCTTACCGGTGCCATGCAGGTGGTTGGTAAAGATAAGCTTATGGATGTTACCACGCCAACTGTAGAAAATATGTTGAGCGGTAAAGCGCCGGGGGTGTATGTAAACTCCGGTTCGGGTCGTCCGGGCGACGTTGGAGCTATTGTAATTCGTGGAAAATCTACAGTGAATGGTAGCACAGATCCTTTATGGGTAATCGACGGAGTTATTGTGGGCGATGGTGCGGGATCCTTGAATCCTTCGGATATCGAAACCATGTCTATTTTAAAAGACGCTGCTTCTACAGCCATCTATGGTTCGCAGGGAGCAAACGGGGTAATCATGGTTACAACAAAGAAAGGTAAAACTGGAAAAGCAACGATTAATGTGTCTGCTAAATTAGGTATAACAGAACTGAATAAAGGAAATCTGGAAGTGATGAACGGATCAGAACTGTACGACTTGTACAAATCATTCAGTAACCAGGAACAAATTTCGTTTGGACGTTGGAATACAGAACTTGCAAATAGTAACTACGACTGGTGGGATAAAGCAACCCAGTTAGGTTTTGCACAGGATTACAATGTGTCGGTTGCCGGAGGTAACGAAAATCTGAAAACATATACATCTGTTGGCGTTTACGACGAAAATGGTGCTGTTAAAGGATATGATTATACCCGTTATAATTTTCGTTTTAATGTAGATTACAAGCCAGTTAGCTGGTTTAATCTTTGCCCTCAAGTCAGTGCTTCACGTAAGGATGTGCACGACCAGCAACATTCAGTGAGTGCCATGTACTCCAATATGCCCTGGGATAGTCCATATAAAGAAGATGGTACGTTGGTTGGAAATTCTCCTAATCCTACCTGGGTAAATACAACAGGGAGCAATTATCTGTACGATTTACAATGGAACTTCACAGACTATACAACGTATGAGTTTATGGGTAATCTCGATTTTGATATCAAGTTTACCGATTATCTTACTTTTTCGTCTGTAAATAACTACAAATACGAAAACTATTTTTATACTTCATATACCGACCCCCGCTCGTCGGCAGGCGAATCGGTTAACGGACGTATTTCAGATTATTCAAGTAATATGTACCGCGTATATTCCAACCAGTTACTGCGTTTTAATAAGACGTTCGGAAAACATGCTGTGAATGCGCTGGCTGCTTACGAATGGAATACCTATACGGCACGTGCCAATAATGCTTCTGCTACAGGTTTTGCTCCTGGATTTTTAGTATCCGATGTAGCTGCAGTTCCAGAACTGGTAAGTAGCAGCAGAAATGAATGGGCTGTTCAGTCAATGATTTTTAATGCAAATTACGCATACGATAATAAGTATCTTGCTCAGTTCTCTTTCAGACGCGACGGCGCATCGAACTTCGGTGATAACGCAAAATATGGTAATTTCTTCTCAATCAGTGGTGGTTGGAATATTCACAAGGAAGATTTCTTTACGGCCGACTGGGTTGATAATTTAAAACTACGCGCCAGCTATGGTTCTGTGGGTAACCGCCCAAGTTCTTTGTATCCTCAATATGCACTTTATAGTTTAAGCGAAAGCTACAACGAAATGCCAGGTGCTATTTTAAATCAGGTGAAGAACGACGATCTTACCTGGGAAAAGACTTATACTACAGGCATTGGAGTTGATGCTTCGTTCTTTAACCGTTTCAGGGTTACTTTGGATTATTACAACAAAAATACTTCCGGATTGCTTTATCAGGTTCCGTTACCAGGTATTATTGGTGTAACCAGCATCTGGCGTAATGTTGGCTGTGTTGAAAACAATGGATTTGAACTATCTCTTGGTGCCGATATTATTAAATCGAAAGATTGGAATTGGACTATCGATGCAAACATTGGTTTGAACAAGAACAAAGTAACCGAATTGTATGGAGAAAAGTCGGAAATCATTGTTAGTGATGGTTCTGGTATTGCAGGTTCTGCATCAAAGCTTTTAAAGCCGGGTTTGGATGTTGATACATGGTATCTTACCGAGTGGGCCGGTGTAGATACTGAAACAGGAAAAGCGCAGTGGTTTAAAACAGATGAGAGCGGTGCCAGAGTGAAAACATTCAGTTACGGTGATGCATCAAAGAATCAGATTGCCATTGATCGTTATACGCCCGATTTCTTTGGTGGATTTTCTACAAATCTTTCATGGAAGAATGTCGATTTATCAGCTGTATTTGGTTATTCAGTAGGTGGTAAAATATATAACTATGCACGTGCTGAATATGATTCTGACGGTACATACACCGATCGTAACCAAATGAAGCTTCAGGATGGCTGGAGTCGTTGGGAAAAACCAGGAGATGTAGCTACACACCCGCAAGGTATTTACAATAACGGAACAAACTCAAACAAAGCTTCTTCCCGTTTCCTTGAAGATGGGTCTTATCTAAAATTGCGAAACCTTACGATTGGTTACAATCTGGCTTTACCTCAGTTCTATATTTCAAATTTAAGGATTTTCGCTTCGGGAGAGAATTTATTTACGCTTACAGATTATTCTGGAGTTGATCCTGAGATTCCACCCGCAAACGGAAAGATCACAGGGGTTACGACGGCTGTTTATCCGTCTACCCGTAAGTTTATGTTTGGCCTTAATGTAACATTTTGA
- a CDS encoding Gfo/Idh/MocA family oxidoreductase, translating into MENTRRSFLKKMTVAGLGTAGLAIATNAAAANVAETQVQAKKKTAGKDDGKLRFGFIGTGSRCQEHINNVLAIEGNKIVAICDIQQGPLESTLKHIANFNVAAPKVYTGSERAFEQMLNNEEFDCIIIASPWEWHVPMSVAAMKAGVPYVGVEVSAANTIEECWDLVNVSEATGSQLNIMENVCYRRDVMAALNMTRQGLFGELLHARCGYEHDLRNIKFNDGKNYSYIPGGELKMGKEAFAEAQWRTNHSITRNGDLYPTHGAGPVANCLDINRGNRFLSLSAMATQSRGLHKFVVDNGGENHPLAKVRFNCGDIVTSMIKCANGQTVIVTHDTNSPRPYSLGFRIQGTDGLWMNDGDHVYVEGKSAKPHYWDESEEWFKKYDHKLWSSLESKAKEAGHGGMDFIMMYDLIDAIKNKKPAPMDCYDAAAWSAISGLSEMSVARGGAVVDFPDFTRGQWIHRKPAFAL; encoded by the coding sequence ATGGAAAACACTCGCCGATCATTTCTAAAAAAGATGACAGTTGCAGGACTTGGTACTGCAGGACTCGCTATTGCTACTAATGCAGCAGCTGCAAATGTAGCCGAAACACAAGTACAAGCAAAAAAGAAAACCGCAGGAAAAGATGATGGTAAACTTCGTTTCGGATTTATTGGAACAGGTTCCAGATGTCAGGAGCATATTAACAATGTTTTGGCTATCGAAGGAAACAAGATTGTTGCCATTTGCGATATCCAGCAAGGGCCGCTAGAAAGTACACTGAAACATATTGCTAACTTTAATGTAGCGGCTCCTAAGGTTTATACCGGCAGCGAACGTGCATTTGAACAGATGCTTAACAACGAAGAATTCGACTGTATAATTATTGCCAGTCCCTGGGAATGGCACGTACCGATGTCGGTTGCAGCTATGAAAGCTGGTGTTCCGTATGTAGGTGTTGAAGTGTCTGCTGCCAATACGATCGAAGAGTGTTGGGATTTGGTTAATGTATCCGAAGCAACCGGCAGCCAGCTTAATATCATGGAAAATGTATGTTATCGCAGGGATGTGATGGCTGCTCTTAATATGACCCGTCAGGGATTATTCGGCGAATTGCTGCACGCCCGTTGTGGTTACGAGCACGATTTGCGTAACATCAAATTCAACGACGGAAAGAACTACAGCTACATACCTGGCGGCGAATTGAAAATGGGTAAAGAGGCATTTGCTGAAGCTCAATGGAGAACAAATCATTCCATTACACGTAACGGCGACTTGTATCCAACTCACGGTGCCGGTCCGGTTGCCAACTGTTTGGACATTAACCGTGGTAACCGTTTCCTTTCATTGTCGGCAATGGCTACTCAATCTCGTGGTCTTCATAAGTTTGTTGTAGACAATGGTGGCGAGAATCATCCTTTGGCTAAAGTTCGTTTTAATTGTGGCGATATTGTTACTTCCATGATTAAGTGTGCAAATGGTCAGACTGTTATTGTTACACATGACACAAACTCACCTCGTCCTTATTCTTTAGGTTTCCGCATTCAGGGAACTGATGGGTTGTGGATGAACGATGGCGATCATGTTTATGTTGAAGGAAAATCGGCTAAACCACACTATTGGGACGAGTCGGAAGAGTGGTTTAAGAAATACGACCATAAATTGTGGAGCTCGCTCGAATCTAAGGCCAAAGAAGCTGGTCATGGCGGAATGGACTTTATTATGATGTACGATTTGATTGATGCGATCAAAAACAAGAAACCGGCTCCGATGGACTGTTACGATGCTGCTGCCTGGAGTGCTATTTCAGGACTTTCTGAAATGTCTGTAGCCAGAGGTGGTGCTGTTGTTGATTTTCCTGACTTTACCCGTGGTCAGTGGATTCATCGCAAACCAGCTTTTGCTTTGTAA